In the genome of Paenarthrobacter ureafaciens, the window AGCCCGTGAACAACCCGACGGGGCCGGCGCCAACCACCACCACATCAGGCCCGGCCGTCACAGTGGTTCATCCCGTCGATACACAAGGAAGTGGTGCCAGGGCCCGTTGCCCTCCACTGTCCACCGGGCCGGCGCTGCGTTCCGCAGTTCCGGGGCTGTGTAGCTCCGGGCGATGGAGATCAGCCCGTCGCCGCAGATAAAGGAGCCCAGGCCCAGAGGCCAGAAGCCGGCGGCGAACAGTGCATAGGAGAGGTTGCTGCGCTTGAGGTCATTGTGCAGGACGATGCCGGAGGACAGCGCTTCGGAATCACGGAGCATGCCGGCCAGTTGCTCCGGATTCAGGTGATGAAGCACGTGGTTGGACAGGACAACGTCGAATGCCAGCCCTTCGGCCACCAGTTCGGAGGTATGGGCACGCCGGTAGCTGACGCCTTTCACGGCAGGGGCCTGGACTGCGAAACCGTATGCCCGTTCGTCCGGGTCTATGCCGGTCACCTGCATTTCAAAGCCGTCCTTCGCTGCCCAACGGGCCAGACTGCGGGCAACATCTCCACCACCGCAGCCCACATCAAGCACCGTGGCCGAACCGCGTGTTTCCAGGATCGGCCGCAGCCGCTCCAAATAAGTCCGGCGCCAGCCCGAGAGCAGGTAGTTCACCACCGGAAACCGGGCATAGCTTCGGTTGAGCCTTTGCAGGTCGCAGTCAGGGCGGTCCATGTCCTCGACGGCGTGGGGGTCCCTTTCCCGCAGCGGCCCCCAAGGGCTCACAGGTCGGGGGAGACCAGCGTAAAGAGCCCCGTCTCCACGGTGAGGCCCGGGCCGAATGCCATGGAGCATATGCGTTCTTCCCGTTCGGCCGCGCGGCGGTTGAGCATGTGCTTGAGCACGAAGAGGACTGTTGCGCTGCTCATATTGCCGTATTCGCGCAAGGTTTCGCGGGCAGGCACGAGCTGCTCGGGAGTCAATTCAAGCTTGGACTCCACCTTGTCCAAAATGCTGCGGCCGCCGGGATGGATGGCCCAGTGCGTGATGTCCC includes:
- a CDS encoding class I SAM-dependent methyltransferase, producing MSPWGPLRERDPHAVEDMDRPDCDLQRLNRSYARFPVVNYLLSGWRRTYLERLRPILETRGSATVLDVGCGGGDVARSLARWAAKDGFEMQVTGIDPDERAYGFAVQAPAVKGVSYRRAHTSELVAEGLAFDVVLSNHVLHHLNPEQLAGMLRDSEALSSGIVLHNDLKRSNLSYALFAAGFWPLGLGSFICGDGLISIARSYTAPELRNAAPARWTVEGNGPWHHFLVYRRDEPL